The DNA sequence GATAATAGGTAGCGAGCAATCTGATGTCCGAGAGTTTACTTTTCGCCATATTGGGCTTCCTCGTAGCCTGTCTCCTTGGAACCGTGTTTGCGAGCTTCCTATGGCGGCGGGCTGTCACCGTGACAACGCGCAGAATTATGGAAGATGAGAATTTTGCCGGTCTGGATGAGGTCGCGGACCTCAAAGCTGACCTGCGCACTGCACAGAACACAATTGGCTCCAAAGACCGCGAAATTGGTGCGGCTGAAACAAAAGCAGCTGAACTAGAGGCAGCAATTGCCGAAGCTAAAGCATCCGGCGAAGGAACCGCAGAAAACCTCAAGCAGGAACTCCAAAACGCAGGAACCGCACTTGAGGCAGCACAGAGCGAAAGAGATGTCGCCAAAGCTGCTCTCACTGCGAAAGATGAAGAGATCAAAGCGGCCGAAGGACGCGTAGAAGCGGCTCAGAAGCGTGTATCTGAATTGGAAAATGCCATTCGTGTGCTTGTCAAAGAAACCTCCCTTTTCGAGGCCAGCGCACCTAGAGAAACACCCTTGGAAGCAAATGCCCCCGAGGCCAAGGCGGTGATTGCCGCCGCTACCACACCAAATGCCGACGGCAGCAAAGAGGACGACGCGAATTCCCCTGTCGCGGAGATCACCACGTCGACTGAGGCGCCCAAGGCTGAAGAAACAAAGCCGACCGCACCAACAGCATCTGGTGCCGACGACAAAGACACAGCAGAACCGTCATTGGCGATCAGCCGGTCTTTAGAAGAGCGGATTGAAGCTCTGAAACAGGGCGAAAACGCTTCCGCTTAGGCAAACGCGTTCTGCCATGGCCCGGACTGACAATCTGTCGCGCGTCATTATTCCACAATAAAACCTAGTGAAAGTTGCTTGCGGCGACTCGACAGCCGTCGCATGCTTATTAAGCCACAGTCTCGTTGGGGATATTTGGCGGTTTTCTTTGGAAAATCGGTCGTTCAATTGATCTACGGCAAGTACGGGGCGAACGAGTCAATCTAAAGAAGAGCAAGGCAACAAGCTTTAGGAGATCTATTATGGCGGCTTCCAAAGAAGCGGCCCCAGGCACATTGACAGCTGCGTCTTTTGGCGTTGGCGGTCTCTTTGTGGTCGGTGCGCTCATTTCAATGTTCATTGCGGCAGGGACACATGACAGCGTCATGGCGTTTCACGCGACCCTTTTCATCCTCTTTTTCGTGCTCGGCATATTTGCCATCGGCAAACGCCACTTTGATGCACAGGAAAACCCGCCGGAACCCCCTGCCCGCGACGGCATCGCCTACCATGACGGTCCAATCCGCGTGGCGACCGTCGCCTCCCTCTTTTGGGGCATCGCAGGGTTCCTGGCAGGACTGGTGATCGCACTGCAACTGGCTTTCCCGGTTCTCAACTTCGATCTAGCCTGGCTGAACTTTGGGCGCCTTCGTCCCCTCCATACTTCAGCGGTGATTTTTGCCTTTGGGGGCAACGCCCTTATCGCGACATCGCTCTATGTGGTCCAACGGACATGCAAAACCCGGATCGCTGGCGATCTGGCACCATGGTTCATTGTATGGGGCTATCAGCTCTTCATCGTACTGGCGGCCACCGGCTATCTGCTGGGTGTCACACAGGGCAAGGAATATGCAGAACCTGAATGGTATGTAGACCTCTGGCTCACCATCGTCTGGGTCACTTATCTCCTGGTCTTCCTGTTCACTCTGGCCAAGAGAAAAGAACCCCACATCTATGTGGCGAACTGGTTCTATCTCGCCTTCATCGTCACCATTGCCATGCTGCACCTGGTGAACAATGCGGCAGTGCCCGTCTCGCTGACATCGCCTAAGTCCTACATCATCTGGTCTGGCGTCCAAGACGCGCTGATCCAGTGGTGGTATGGCCATAACGCGGTTGGCTTCTTCCTCACCGCTGGCTTCCTCGGCATGATGTATTACTTCGTGCCAAAGCGGGCAGAACGGCCGGTCTATTCCTACAGACTTTCTATCGTTCACTTCTGGGCACTGATCTTCCTCTACATCTGGGCGGGTCCCCACCATCTGCACTACACAGCTCTGCCTGATTGGGCGCAGACACTGGGCATGACCTTCTCAATCATGCTGTGGATGCCTTCCTGGGGTGGCATGATCAACGGTCTGATGACCTTGTCAGGTGCCTGGGACAAGCTCAGAACCGACCCGGTTATTCGTATGCTGGTGGTTTCCATCGCCTTCTACGGCATGTCCACCTTCGAGGGCCCCGTCATGTCCATTAAGGCCGTGAACTCCCTCAGCCACTACACAGACTGGACCATCGGTCACGTGCACTCTGGTGCCCTGGGTTGGGTTGGTTTCGTGACCTTCGGCGCGATCTACTGCCTGGTCCCATGGTTGTGGAACCGCAAGCAGCTCTACTCTCTTGCCCTTGTTAACTGGCACTTCTGGATCGCCACACTTGGCATCGTTCTCTACATCACAGCCATGTGGGTCTCTGGGATCCTCCAGGGTCTGATGTGGCGGGCGTATGACAGCCTTGGGTTCCTCGAATATTCCTTCGTGGAAACAGTTGAAGCCATGCACCCCTTCTACGTAATTCGTGCGATGGGCGGTGGTCTCTTCCTGATCGGGGCGCTCATCATGGCCTACAACATCTACATGACCATTCAGGGTCGTGTGCGTGAAGGCGAAGCCATGGAACCTGCACCAGCCGGTGACGGACAACTAGCCGCCGTCGGCGCGAAATAAGGAGGACAGGTCCTATGTCTAGATTTTCACATGCCACCATCGAGAAAAACTCGATCCTCCTTCTTGTCCTGACTCTGATCGCTGTTGCGATCGGTGGTCTGGTCGAGATCGTGCCCACCTTCCTCATCAAGACCACGGTCGAAGATGTGGAAGGGGTGCGCCCCTACACTCCGCTGGAACTAGCGGGACGGGACATCTATGTCCGCGAAGGCTGCTACGCCTGCCACAGTCAGATGATCCGGTCTCTTCGCTCTGAGGTGGAACGCTATGGGCACTACTCACTTGCCGCAGAAAGCAAGTACGACCACCCGTTCCAATGGGGATCGAAAAGAACCGGGCCGGACCTCGCCCGTGTCGGCGGAAAATATTCAGACGAATGGCACCGGGTTCACATGGCAGATCCTCGCGCTGTCGTGCCGGAGTCGGTCATGCCTGGATATCCTTTCCTGGCAGAGACACCACTGGCCACCCACGATATGCAGAACAGCCTGAAAGTGCTGGCTCTGTTGGGCACGCCTTACTCTGAGGAGATGGTGACCGAAACCCTCAACGATCTCTACGTCCAGCAAAACCCGGACGAAGACTATGATCCGATGGTTGAGCGCTATCCAGGTGCTGTCGTTTCCAACTTCGACGGCAACCCAGAAGTGGTGACGGAGCTCGATGCCATGATCGCTTACATGCAGATGCTGGGCACGCTGGTGGATTTCTCCACTGTCGAACGCTCAACACTCGTGCAATAGGAGAAGATTGATGGATTACGAAACATTTTCGATCTTCGCCGGCACCTGGGGACTTGTCCTTCTGGTGATCATGTTCACAGCTGCAATGGCCTACGCGCTTTGGCCCTCCAACAAAGAGATGTTTGAGCACGCAGCCCAATTGCCGCTTGATACAGACAATCCTTCTGATAAGAGAGAGCCCCGGTCATGACCGATACGAAACACACAGATGACGTGACCGGCGTCGACACAACCGGTCATCAATGGGATGACATTCGCGAGTTGAACAACCCGCTGCCAAAATGGTGGGTCTACAGCTTCTATGCCTGCATCGTATGGTCGGTTGCCTACTGGATCGTCATGCCAGCCTGGCCGATCTTCATGAACGGCGCATGGACCTATACCGGTGGTGTCATCGGCTACGACCAACGGGTCGTTGTCGAAAATGACATTGCCGAGGTCACAGCGGGACGCCAGGTCTTTCTGGACCAGATTAGCGCTCAGGACCTCCCAACCATCCAGCAAAATGCGGAACTCATGGAAGTCGCCCTTGCTGGTGGTCGTGCGGCCTTTGGTGACAATTGTGCACCCTGCCATGGCTCAGGTGCTCAAGGCTCAACCGGCTTCCCAAACCTCAATGATGATGACTGGATTTGGGGCGGGTCGCTGGAAGACATCCACGTCACCCTGAAACACGGCATCCGTTGGGAAGCAGATGACGATACGCGCTTCAATGAAATGCCGCGCTATCTGACCGATGAAATCCTGACCGCCGATCAGGTGAGCGACGTCACAGATTATGTCCTCACCCTGTCGGGCACCGCAGAGATCACAGAAGCCTCAACACGAGGCTCAGAGGTCTTCGCAAGAGAGTGCACAGCCTGCCACATGGATGGTGGTATCGGAAACCGGGAACTCGGCGCGCCAAACCTCGCCGACGCCATCTGGCTCTAC is a window from the Rhodobiaceae bacterium genome containing:
- a CDS encoding hypothetical protein (cytochrome c oxidase subunit 1 homolog, bacteroid), with the translated sequence MAASKEAAPGTLTAASFGVGGLFVVGALISMFIAAGTHDSVMAFHATLFILFFVLGIFAIGKRHFDAQENPPEPPARDGIAYHDGPIRVATVASLFWGIAGFLAGLVIALQLAFPVLNFDLAWLNFGRLRPLHTSAVIFAFGGNALIATSLYVVQRTCKTRIAGDLAPWFIVWGYQLFIVLAATGYLLGVTQGKEYAEPEWYVDLWLTIVWVTYLLVFLFTLAKRKEPHIYVANWFYLAFIVTIAMLHLVNNAAVPVSLTSPKSYIIWSGVQDALIQWWYGHNAVGFFLTAGFLGMMYYFVPKRAERPVYSYRLSIVHFWALIFLYIWAGPHHLHYTALPDWAQTLGMTFSIMLWMPSWGGMINGLMTLSGAWDKLRTDPVIRMLVVSIAFYGMSTFEGPVMSIKAVNSLSHYTDWTIGHVHSGALGWVGFVTFGAIYCLVPWLWNRKQLYSLALVNWHFWIATLGIVLYITAMWVSGILQGLMWRAYDSLGFLEYSFVETVEAMHPFYVIRAMGGGLFLIGALIMAYNIYMTIQGRVREGEAMEPAPAGDGQLAAVGAK
- a CDS encoding Cbb3-type cytochrome oxidase component FixQ, whose amino-acid sequence is MDYETFSIFAGTWGLVLLVIMFTAAMAYALWPSNKEMFEHAAQLPLDTDNPSDKREPRS
- the fixP gene encoding Cbb3-type cytochrome c oxidase subunit FixP; amino-acid sequence: MTDTKHTDDVTGVDTTGHQWDDIRELNNPLPKWWVYSFYACIVWSVAYWIVMPAWPIFMNGAWTYTGGVIGYDQRVVVENDIAEVTAGRQVFLDQISAQDLPTIQQNAELMEVALAGGRAAFGDNCAPCHGSGAQGSTGFPNLNDDDWIWGGSLEDIHVTLKHGIRWEADDDTRFNEMPRYLTDEILTADQVSDVTDYVLTLSGTAEITEASTRGSEVFARECTACHMDGGIGNRELGAPNLADAIWLYGGDRASVYESVANARAGQMPAWGDRLDPVTVKQLALYVHALGGGE
- a CDS encoding cytochrome C oxidase, mono-heme subunit/FixO — protein: MSRFSHATIEKNSILLLVLTLIAVAIGGLVEIVPTFLIKTTVEDVEGVRPYTPLELAGRDIYVREGCYACHSQMIRSLRSEVERYGHYSLAAESKYDHPFQWGSKRTGPDLARVGGKYSDEWHRVHMADPRAVVPESVMPGYPFLAETPLATHDMQNSLKVLALLGTPYSEEMVTETLNDLYVQQNPDEDYDPMVERYPGAVVSNFDGNPEVVTELDAMIAYMQMLGTLVDFSTVERSTLVQ